The following proteins are encoded in a genomic region of Vibrio tasmaniensis:
- a CDS encoding proline--tRNA ligase: MRTSNYLLSTLKETPNDAEVISHQLMLRAGMIRKLASGLYTWLPTGLRVLRKVENIVRQEIDNAGAVEILMPVVQPFELWEETGRSEKMGPELLRFTDRHSRPFVLSPTAEEVVTSLVRNEISSYKQLPLNLYQIQTKFRDERRPRFGVMRAREFSMMDAYSFDIDKEGLEKSYQAMHDAYCKAFDRMGLEYRPVLADSGAIGGSGSQEFHVLAESGEDLIAFSSESDYAANIEKAEALAPTTEAAAPTQEMELVDTPNAKTIAELVEQHGLAIEKTVKTLFVKASDEVDADIIALIIRGDHDLNEVKAENLPQVASPLEMASEEEIRALVGAGPGSLGPVGLELPFIVDRSVAVMSDFGAGANVDGKHYFGINWGRDVELAQVEDLRNVVEGDLSPCGQGTIQLKRGIEVGHIFQLGNTYSKAMNCNVLGPDGKSVILEMGCYGIGVSRVVASAIEQNHDKFGITWPDALAPFQVAIVPMNMHKSERVKEAAEKLYAELTAMGIEVLFDDRKERPGVMFKDIELVGIPHTIVIGDRSMDEGNFEYKNRRTGDKEVIAMDTVIEHLKAQLA; the protein is encoded by the coding sequence ATGCGTACCAGTAACTACCTTCTTTCTACTCTGAAAGAGACTCCAAACGACGCAGAAGTTATCAGCCACCAGCTGATGCTACGTGCAGGTATGATCCGTAAGCTAGCTTCAGGTTTATATACTTGGCTACCTACTGGTCTACGTGTACTGCGTAAAGTCGAAAATATCGTTCGCCAAGAGATCGATAATGCAGGTGCCGTTGAAATCTTGATGCCCGTAGTTCAACCGTTTGAGCTTTGGGAAGAGACTGGCCGTTCTGAAAAGATGGGTCCTGAGCTACTTCGTTTCACAGACCGTCATTCTCGTCCATTTGTTCTTAGCCCAACAGCAGAAGAAGTGGTAACGAGCCTAGTACGTAACGAGATCAGCTCTTACAAACAGCTACCTCTAAACCTGTACCAAATCCAGACTAAATTCCGTGATGAGCGCCGCCCTCGTTTTGGCGTAATGCGTGCTCGCGAATTCTCGATGATGGATGCGTACAGCTTTGATATCGATAAAGAAGGCTTAGAAAAGTCTTACCAAGCGATGCACGATGCTTACTGTAAAGCATTCGACCGCATGGGCCTTGAGTACCGTCCAGTATTGGCCGACTCTGGCGCAATCGGCGGCAGCGGCTCTCAAGAATTCCACGTTCTTGCTGAAAGCGGCGAAGACCTAATCGCATTCTCTTCAGAATCTGATTACGCAGCGAACATCGAGAAAGCAGAAGCACTAGCTCCAACGACTGAAGCGGCAGCGCCAACTCAAGAGATGGAACTGGTTGATACGCCAAACGCAAAAACAATCGCAGAACTTGTAGAGCAACACGGTCTAGCAATCGAGAAGACAGTTAAGACTCTATTCGTTAAAGCTTCTGATGAAGTAGACGCTGATATCATCGCGCTAATCATCCGTGGCGACCACGATCTTAACGAAGTGAAAGCAGAGAACCTTCCACAGGTTGCTTCTCCACTAGAGATGGCTTCTGAAGAAGAAATCCGTGCACTTGTTGGTGCAGGTCCTGGTTCACTTGGCCCTGTTGGTCTAGAGCTACCATTCATCGTTGACCGCTCTGTTGCTGTAATGAGCGACTTCGGTGCTGGTGCAAACGTAGACGGTAAGCACTACTTCGGTATTAACTGGGGTCGTGACGTTGAGCTTGCTCAAGTTGAAGACCTACGTAACGTAGTTGAAGGCGACCTTAGCCCATGTGGTCAAGGTACCATCCAACTTAAGCGCGGTATCGAAGTTGGTCACATCTTCCAACTAGGTAATACTTACTCTAAAGCAATGAACTGTAACGTGCTTGGTCCTGATGGTAAGAGCGTAATCCTAGAAATGGGTTGTTACGGTATCGGTGTTTCACGTGTTGTTGCATCTGCTATCGAGCAAAACCACGATAAATTCGGTATCACTTGGCCAGACGCACTGGCACCGTTCCAAGTTGCTATCGTACCAATGAACATGCACAAATCTGAGCGTGTTAAAGAAGCTGCTGAAAAGCTATACGCTGAATTAACAGCTATGGGTATCGAAGTACTATTCGATGACCGTAAAGAACGCCCTGGTGTAATGTTTAAAGATATCGAGCTAGTGGGTATCCCTCACACTATCGTTATCGGCGATCGCAGCATGGACGAAGGCAACTTCGAATACAAAAACCGTCGCACTGGTGATAAAGAAGTTATCGCTATGGATACGGTTATCGAGCACCTTAAGGCTCAACTAGCTTAG
- a CDS encoding tellurite resistance TerB family protein, which produces MDIKSLLNQALKSDLVKQGTQKLSQGSSSLSGLTQGGSGKNINKSTLGAFGAGAVGGGLLGALMGSKKTKKMGKKAAGIGGAAALGALAYKVYNDYQSKQGQAPNSEQAQFDENDSNHSVLILRSMIAASKADGHVDEEEMAKIEQAVENMGADYQLTKLVSEELHKPLDPSEIAQLATSPQQASEIYLASLIVADEQNFMEKAYLKELAKQLNLADEVTYQLEQQISG; this is translated from the coding sequence ATGGATATCAAAAGCTTACTTAACCAAGCACTTAAGTCAGATCTCGTTAAACAAGGTACTCAGAAGCTTTCCCAAGGCTCTTCAAGTTTAAGTGGCCTAACTCAAGGCGGCAGTGGTAAGAATATCAACAAAAGCACGCTCGGAGCCTTCGGCGCAGGCGCAGTTGGCGGCGGACTCTTAGGTGCGTTAATGGGCTCTAAGAAAACCAAGAAAATGGGTAAGAAAGCCGCTGGTATTGGTGGCGCAGCGGCACTTGGCGCACTCGCTTACAAGGTCTATAACGACTATCAGTCTAAACAAGGCCAAGCACCGAATTCCGAACAAGCTCAATTTGATGAGAACGACTCAAACCATAGTGTGCTGATTCTAAGATCGATGATTGCAGCATCCAAAGCCGATGGTCATGTTGATGAAGAAGAGATGGCAAAGATCGAGCAAGCGGTCGAAAACATGGGCGCCGATTATCAGCTGACCAAATTGGTGTCTGAAGAACTGCACAAACCACTCGATCCAAGTGAAATCGCTCAGCTCGCGACTTCACCTCAACAAGCGAGTGAGATCTATCTAGCGTCTTTGATTGTAGCGGATGAGCAAAACTTCATGGAGAAGGCTTACCTCAAAGAGTTAGCTAAGCAACTCAACCTTGCTGATGAGGTTACTTATCAACTTGAACAGCAAATCTCTGGTTAA
- a CDS encoding YaeP family protein, translating into MKVYDCCDLVRELYSQIGSGDQGYIPKAITCAVKTLNDLAADESFPKEARERAAFAAANLLISDYED; encoded by the coding sequence ATGAAAGTATACGATTGTTGTGATTTGGTGCGTGAACTGTATTCTCAAATTGGCAGTGGCGACCAAGGCTATATCCCTAAAGCGATTACCTGCGCGGTAAAAACCTTGAACGACCTTGCTGCAGATGAGTCTTTTCCTAAAGAAGCAAGAGAGCGCGCTGCATTTGCCGCAGCGAACCTACTGATCTCAGATTACGAGGACTAA
- a CDS encoding DUF4250 domain-containing protein, which translates to MNLANFEKMDPVMLMSIVNMKLRDDFGGDLDRVVNFYEIDKAALTAKLASAGFEFLPEAKQFR; encoded by the coding sequence ATGAACCTCGCTAACTTTGAAAAGATGGATCCTGTGATGTTGATGAGCATCGTCAACATGAAGCTGCGTGACGACTTTGGCGGTGATTTAGATCGAGTCGTTAATTTCTATGAAATCGACAAAGCTGCATTGACCGCAAAACTTGCGTCTGCTGGTTTTGAATTCCTTCCGGAAGCCAAACAGTTTCGATAG
- the glyA gene encoding serine hydroxymethyltransferase, whose product MLKRDMNIADYDADLFAAIQEETLRQEEHIELIASENYTSPRVMEAQGSQLTNKYAEGYPGKRYYGGCEFVDKVETLAIERACELFGAQYANVQPHSGSQANNAVYMALLNAGDTVLGMSLAHGGHLTHGSPVNFSGKLYNIIPYGIDEAGQIDYEEMEALAIEHKPKMIIGGFSAYSQVCDWARMREIADKVGAYFFVDMAHVAGLIAAGVYPNPVPHAHVVTTTTHKTLAGPRGGLILSNEGEDLYKKLNSAVFPGGQGGPLMHVIAGKAVAFKEALEPEFKEYQARVVANAKAMVAEFLARGYNIVSGSTENHLFLVDLIDKDITGKEADAALGSANITVNKNSVPNDPRSPFVTSGIRIGSPSITRRGFSEADAKELAGWMCDILDNMGDESVIEATKAKVLEICKRLPVYA is encoded by the coding sequence ATGCTTAAGCGTGACATGAACATTGCTGATTACGATGCGGACCTATTCGCAGCTATCCAAGAAGAAACTCTTCGTCAGGAAGAGCACATCGAACTTATCGCTTCAGAAAACTACACAAGCCCACGTGTAATGGAAGCTCAAGGTTCTCAACTTACAAACAAATACGCTGAAGGCTACCCTGGTAAGCGTTACTACGGTGGTTGTGAGTTCGTAGATAAAGTTGAAACTCTAGCAATCGAACGTGCATGTGAACTGTTTGGCGCTCAATACGCGAACGTACAACCTCACTCAGGTTCTCAAGCAAACAACGCTGTATACATGGCACTACTGAATGCTGGCGATACTGTTCTAGGTATGAGCCTAGCGCACGGTGGTCACCTAACTCACGGTTCTCCAGTAAACTTCTCTGGTAAGCTTTACAACATCATCCCTTACGGTATTGATGAAGCAGGTCAAATCGATTACGAAGAGATGGAAGCGCTAGCTATCGAGCACAAACCTAAGATGATCATCGGTGGTTTCTCAGCTTACTCTCAAGTTTGTGATTGGGCGCGCATGCGTGAAATCGCAGACAAAGTAGGTGCTTACTTCTTCGTAGATATGGCTCACGTTGCGGGTCTAATCGCTGCAGGTGTTTATCCAAACCCAGTTCCACACGCTCACGTTGTTACAACAACAACGCACAAAACGCTTGCTGGTCCTCGTGGTGGTCTTATCCTTTCTAACGAAGGCGAAGATCTTTACAAGAAGCTAAACTCAGCAGTATTCCCTGGCGGCCAAGGTGGTCCTCTAATGCACGTTATCGCTGGTAAAGCAGTAGCGTTCAAAGAAGCTCTAGAGCCAGAGTTCAAAGAATACCAAGCTCGCGTTGTTGCTAACGCAAAAGCAATGGTTGCTGAATTCCTAGCACGCGGTTACAACATCGTTTCAGGTTCTACAGAGAACCACCTGTTCCTAGTTGACCTAATCGACAAAGACATCACAGGTAAAGAAGCAGACGCAGCACTAGGTTCAGCTAACATTACAGTTAACAAGAACTCAGTACCAAACGATCCACGTAGCCCGTTCGTTACGTCTGGTATCCGTATCGGTTCTCCTTCTATCACTCGTCGCGGTTTCTCTGAAGCAGACGCGAAAGAGTTAGCAGGTTGGATGTGTGACATCCTTGATAACATGGGCGATGAGTCTGTTATCGAAGCAACTAAAGCAAAAGTACTAGAAATTTGTAAGCGTCTACCTGTTTACGCTTAA
- a CDS encoding YitT family protein produces the protein MEKHSRKEDWVAILTGTFLVALGVFFLQSANLLTGGTTGLALLLSQFLPVTFGILYFVANCPFYLLAWKRFGRSFAISSAIAGALVSVFADHLYLVISLEVHNEIYCAVAGGLLMGLGMLILFRHRSSLGGFNVLCLFIQDRYGISVGKTQMGIDACILFASCFFVSPWVIAVSVLGTAVLNIVLAMNHKPTRYSVNYAS, from the coding sequence ATGGAAAAACACTCACGTAAAGAAGATTGGGTAGCCATTCTTACTGGCACGTTTTTAGTGGCGTTAGGCGTCTTCTTTTTACAGTCAGCGAACCTGCTTACTGGTGGTACTACTGGCTTGGCTCTGCTTTTGAGTCAATTCTTACCTGTAACCTTCGGTATTTTGTACTTTGTTGCCAACTGTCCATTCTATTTATTAGCTTGGAAACGATTTGGCCGTAGCTTTGCCATTAGCAGTGCCATTGCTGGGGCGTTAGTGTCTGTGTTTGCCGACCATTTATACCTAGTTATCTCACTAGAAGTTCATAACGAGATCTATTGTGCTGTTGCCGGTGGCTTATTAATGGGCTTAGGTATGCTAATACTATTCCGTCATCGCTCAAGCTTGGGTGGCTTCAACGTATTATGTTTGTTTATCCAAGACCGCTACGGCATCTCTGTAGGCAAAACTCAGATGGGCATTGATGCTTGTATTCTGTTTGCGTCATGCTTCTTCGTATCACCTTGGGTAATTGCCGTTTCTGTATTGGGTACTGCGGTACTAAATATCGTGCTTGCAATGAATCACAAGCCAACTCGTTACTCGGTGAATTACGCGTCTTAG
- the treC gene encoding alpha,alpha-phosphotrehalase — protein MAMTEHDESWWKTATIYQIYPKSFCDSGSKGTGDIKGIISKLDYLKHLSVDAIWLTPVYASPMIDNGYDISDYYAINPQFGTMEDFDLLLAEAHQRGIRIVMDIVVNHTSTEHAWFQSALGDKNSPYRDYYIWKDPVNGQAPTNWQSKFGGNAWEMDDATGQYFLHLFAKEQADLNWENPVVREEVKDVISFWAEKGVDGFRLDVINLISKQQDFPNDDIGDGRRFYTDGPRVHEYLKEISEAVFQKYGSVTVGEMSSTTLEHCQQYSNIDNSELSMVFNFHHLKVDYTNGEKWTNAPFDFLLLKSIFNHWQTGLNGKGWGALFWCNHDQPRVVSRLGNDQQYRVESAKMLAASVHMMQGTPYIYQGEEIGMTNPGYTDISQYRDVESTNMYDIMVNRDGVGHEDMMAILAQKSRDNSRTPMQWNSEVHAGFSQAKPWLDVANNYTEINAEQALEDKDSVFYFYKSLIELRKEVPVITHGSYNDLLPEHPSVFAYSRETDSQTLLCINNYYGEEVECVLPERFDMSKAKSLLSNYQEANASVALHHQVLRPYETRIILIED, from the coding sequence ATGGCGATGACTGAACATGATGAAAGTTGGTGGAAAACCGCAACCATCTATCAAATCTACCCAAAGAGTTTTTGTGACAGTGGCAGTAAAGGCACTGGTGATATCAAAGGGATCATTTCGAAACTGGATTACCTCAAACATTTGAGCGTGGATGCGATTTGGCTAACCCCAGTTTACGCATCACCTATGATCGACAATGGTTACGATATCTCGGACTACTACGCGATTAACCCTCAATTCGGCACCATGGAAGACTTTGACCTGTTGCTAGCTGAAGCGCACCAACGTGGTATTCGTATCGTGATGGATATCGTGGTCAACCATACTTCAACCGAGCATGCGTGGTTTCAGTCTGCATTGGGTGACAAAAACAGCCCATACCGCGACTACTACATCTGGAAAGACCCAGTAAATGGTCAAGCACCAACCAACTGGCAGTCTAAGTTCGGTGGTAATGCATGGGAAATGGATGATGCCACTGGGCAATATTTCCTACATTTATTTGCGAAAGAACAGGCCGACCTTAACTGGGAGAACCCTGTTGTACGTGAAGAAGTGAAAGATGTCATCAGCTTCTGGGCTGAAAAGGGCGTCGATGGTTTTCGCTTGGACGTGATCAACTTGATTTCAAAGCAGCAAGATTTCCCGAATGATGATATTGGTGACGGTCGTCGCTTCTATACCGATGGCCCACGAGTGCACGAATACCTGAAAGAAATCAGCGAAGCGGTATTCCAGAAATACGGCAGCGTGACCGTTGGTGAGATGTCTTCAACTACGTTGGAACATTGTCAGCAGTACTCAAATATTGATAATAGCGAGTTATCGATGGTGTTTAACTTCCACCACCTTAAGGTTGATTACACCAATGGTGAGAAGTGGACCAATGCACCATTTGATTTCTTACTGCTCAAGTCGATCTTCAATCACTGGCAAACCGGTTTGAACGGCAAAGGGTGGGGCGCACTGTTTTGGTGTAACCATGACCAACCAAGAGTCGTGAGCCGCTTGGGTAACGATCAACAATATCGCGTTGAATCAGCCAAGATGCTTGCCGCCTCGGTTCACATGATGCAAGGCACACCTTATATCTATCAAGGTGAAGAGATTGGCATGACTAACCCGGGTTACACCGACATCAGCCAGTATCGTGATGTTGAGAGTACCAACATGTATGACATCATGGTGAACCGTGATGGTGTGGGTCATGAAGATATGATGGCGATTCTGGCGCAGAAATCTCGTGATAACTCTCGCACGCCGATGCAATGGAACAGCGAAGTGCATGCAGGTTTCTCACAAGCTAAGCCGTGGCTAGATGTTGCGAATAACTACACTGAGATCAACGCTGAGCAAGCGCTAGAAGATAAAGACTCTGTGTTTTACTTCTACAAGAGCTTGATTGAGTTACGTAAAGAAGTCCCCGTGATTACTCATGGTAGCTACAACGATTTGTTGCCTGAGCACCCATCGGTATTTGCATATTCTCGCGAGACTGATAGTCAGACTTTGTTGTGTATTAATAACTATTATGGTGAAGAGGTGGAATGCGTTTTACCGGAACGTTTTGATATGAGTAAAGCGAAGAGTCTGCTGTCTAACTATCAAGAAGCGAACGCTTCAGTAGCATTACATCATCAAGTCTTACGTCCTTACGAGACTCGTATTATCTTGATTGAAGATTAG
- the treB gene encoding PTS trehalose transporter subunit IIBC has protein sequence MSKIAKQDVARLIELVGGKENIASVSHCLTRLRFVLNDTEQANKAELEKLKLVKGCFTNAGQFQVVIGTEVDEVYALLIEQTGKDASSKDEAKLAARQNMNFLERGISHLAEIFVPLLPAIITGGLILGFRNVIGDIRMFDGKTLVEISQFWATVHSFLWLIGEAIFFFLPVGVCWATVKKLGGTPILGITLGVTLVSPQLMNAYMIGKSVPEVWDFGLFVIEKVGYQAQVIPAMLAGVALAFIETNLKRIVPAYLYLVVVPFVSIILSVILAHAFIGPFGRMLGDGVAFAAKAAMTGDFAILGSVVFGFLYAPLVITGIHHTTNAVDLQLMQDLGGTPIWPLIALSNIAQASAVVGIIILSKREGERDISVPAAISAYLGVTEPAMYGINLKYKFPMLSAMIGSAVAAAICGSAGVMANGIGVGGLPGILSIQPQYWSIYLVAMLVAVALPITLTLFFYKRAQMKGELETANA, from the coding sequence ATGAGTAAGATAGCGAAGCAAGACGTTGCGCGTCTTATCGAGTTAGTCGGTGGCAAAGAAAATATTGCGAGTGTCAGCCATTGTCTAACTCGACTGCGTTTTGTATTGAACGATACGGAACAAGCGAACAAAGCAGAATTAGAGAAGCTTAAGCTGGTAAAAGGCTGCTTTACTAACGCAGGTCAATTCCAAGTGGTTATTGGCACCGAGGTTGATGAGGTGTACGCACTTCTGATTGAGCAAACCGGTAAAGATGCATCATCAAAAGATGAGGCGAAACTGGCGGCTCGCCAAAATATGAACTTCCTTGAGCGTGGTATCTCCCATTTAGCCGAAATTTTCGTACCACTGCTGCCAGCCATCATTACTGGTGGTTTGATTCTTGGTTTCCGCAATGTGATTGGCGACATTCGCATGTTCGACGGCAAAACCTTAGTTGAAATCAGTCAATTCTGGGCAACCGTTCACTCATTCTTATGGTTGATCGGCGAAGCTATTTTCTTCTTCCTACCGGTTGGTGTGTGTTGGGCAACGGTTAAGAAACTCGGCGGAACGCCTATTTTGGGTATTACGCTTGGTGTGACCTTAGTTTCTCCACAGTTGATGAACGCTTACATGATAGGTAAATCGGTACCTGAGGTGTGGGATTTTGGCTTGTTCGTGATTGAGAAAGTCGGTTATCAAGCTCAGGTGATCCCTGCGATGTTAGCGGGTGTGGCTTTGGCGTTCATTGAAACTAACCTTAAGCGCATTGTTCCAGCTTATTTGTACCTAGTGGTTGTGCCATTTGTTTCGATTATCTTGTCTGTGATTCTAGCGCACGCCTTTATTGGCCCATTCGGTCGTATGTTAGGCGATGGTGTGGCATTCGCGGCTAAAGCGGCAATGACAGGCGACTTTGCTATTCTGGGTTCAGTGGTATTTGGCTTCCTTTACGCACCTTTGGTTATTACGGGTATTCACCACACAACCAACGCCGTTGACCTACAACTGATGCAAGACTTAGGTGGCACGCCAATCTGGCCTTTGATTGCGCTATCAAATATCGCACAAGCTTCAGCGGTTGTCGGCATCATTATCTTAAGTAAGCGTGAAGGTGAGCGAGACATTTCAGTACCTGCAGCAATCTCAGCCTACTTAGGTGTGACAGAGCCTGCGATGTACGGCATCAACCTTAAATACAAATTCCCAATGCTGAGCGCAATGATTGGTAGTGCTGTTGCTGCCGCAATCTGTGGTAGCGCAGGTGTGATGGCGAATGGTATCGGTGTTGGTGGCTTGCCGGGTATCTTATCGATTCAACCTCAATATTGGTCGATTTACTTAGTCGCGATGCTGGTGGCGGTTGCACTGCCGATAACGCTGACATTGTTCTTCTATAAACGAGCACAGATGAAAGGCGAGTTAGAAACCGCCAACGCGTAA
- the treR gene encoding trehalose operon repressor TreR — protein sequence MSKKLTILDIAKLSGVGKSTVSRVLTNDPKVKPETRERVERVIQESGYTPSKSAQSMRGGSQKVIGVIISRLDSPSENKAVSTMLAELYRADYDVVIMESQLDRDKANEHLQVLKRRNVDGIIVFGFTDCDIPAIEAWEHKAVVIALDTENVTSINYDNQQVINSALAHLSDQGISDIGFIGVDPSDKSTGELRLKAYLDWCESTGVIANYRTGQLHHESAYQLVDEVLAPATQALVCASDTLALGVIKRLQELQREDVVVTGVGGNDLLSFLFPRVFSIDPGYQSAGKLAANLLISQLLGNAEISHHTQSPIL from the coding sequence ATGAGCAAAAAACTCACTATTCTCGATATTGCTAAGCTGTCCGGTGTTGGTAAGTCTACCGTATCTCGCGTTCTGACCAATGATCCCAAAGTGAAACCTGAAACCCGTGAAAGGGTGGAAAGAGTAATTCAAGAATCAGGGTATACACCTTCAAAGTCTGCACAATCTATGCGCGGTGGCAGCCAAAAAGTCATCGGTGTGATCATCTCTCGTCTGGACTCTCCCTCTGAAAACAAAGCGGTAAGTACGATGCTGGCCGAGTTGTATCGAGCGGATTACGATGTGGTGATCATGGAAAGCCAACTTGATAGAGATAAAGCCAATGAGCACCTTCAGGTTCTTAAACGTCGCAATGTTGATGGCATCATTGTGTTTGGCTTTACTGACTGTGATATCCCTGCGATCGAAGCGTGGGAACACAAAGCGGTGGTGATTGCTCTGGATACCGAGAACGTGACATCGATTAACTATGATAACCAGCAGGTGATCAATAGTGCGTTGGCGCATCTGTCGGATCAAGGGATCTCAGATATTGGCTTTATTGGCGTTGATCCTAGCGATAAATCAACCGGTGAACTGCGTCTTAAGGCTTATCTCGATTGGTGCGAAAGCACTGGAGTGATTGCGAACTATCGCACTGGTCAGCTTCATCATGAAAGCGCTTATCAGCTGGTGGATGAGGTGCTAGCTCCTGCGACTCAAGCACTTGTTTGTGCCAGTGACACATTAGCTCTTGGCGTGATCAAGCGTCTTCAAGAACTACAACGTGAAGATGTGGTTGTAACAGGTGTCGGTGGCAATGATCTTCTCTCTTTCTTGTTCCCGCGAGTATTTAGTATTGATCCTGGATATCAATCTGCAGGAAAATTGGCCGCTAATCTATTGATCTCTCAGCTTTTAGGCAATGCAGAGATCTCTCATCACACGCAATCTCCGATTCTATAA
- a CDS encoding MliC family protein, whose product MKALLVISLCTVALVGCSKSAAPETESAVSDDQFVTYQCESDASFKVAYLGDEKAVLRLPENEYRLTQIAAGSGTKYILDDGTSELINSVTLRTKGDNARLELGRVIYKNCRK is encoded by the coding sequence ATGAAAGCATTGTTGGTAATATCTCTATGTACGGTAGCGTTAGTCGGGTGCTCTAAATCAGCAGCTCCTGAGACTGAGAGCGCAGTATCGGACGATCAATTCGTGACTTATCAATGTGAGTCTGACGCTTCATTTAAGGTCGCTTACCTTGGTGATGAAAAAGCGGTATTACGTTTGCCAGAGAATGAATATCGCCTCACTCAAATAGCGGCAGGTTCAGGAACGAAGTACATCTTAGATGATGGAACCTCTGAACTGATCAATAGCGTAACTTTACGAACTAAAGGTGACAATGCACGTCTAGAACTTGGTCGTGTTATCTATAAAAACTGCCGAAAGTAG
- the gmhB gene encoding D-glycero-beta-D-manno-heptose 1,7-bisphosphate 7-phosphatase: MSKPAVFLDRDGVINVDHGYVHDEHDFEYIDGVFEAAKAFKDMGYLLVLVTNQSGIARGMFSEDRFLSLTQWMDWNFVDNGVELDGIYYCPHHAEHGIGDYKQDCECRKPKPGMFISARDFLKIDMANSVMIGDKAEDMMAAEAAGVGTKVLVRTGKPITEKGEALASVVLDSIKDVPAFLKG, from the coding sequence TTGTCTAAACCTGCTGTTTTTTTAGATCGTGATGGTGTGATTAACGTTGATCACGGCTACGTACATGATGAACATGACTTTGAATACATCGATGGTGTGTTTGAAGCGGCGAAAGCGTTTAAAGATATGGGTTATTTATTGGTGTTAGTGACCAATCAATCTGGTATTGCTCGCGGCATGTTTAGCGAAGATCGTTTTCTTTCTCTAACGCAGTGGATGGATTGGAACTTTGTTGATAACGGCGTTGAGCTAGATGGTATTTATTACTGCCCGCACCACGCTGAGCACGGTATTGGTGACTACAAACAAGATTGTGAATGTCGTAAGCCAAAGCCTGGCATGTTCATTTCAGCGCGTGATTTTCTGAAAATTGATATGGCAAACTCTGTCATGATCGGCGATAAAGCTGAAGACATGATGGCTGCAGAAGCAGCGGGTGTTGGCACTAAAGTTCTGGTAAGAACCGGTAAGCCAATCACTGAAAAGGGTGAAGCGTTAGCCAGCGTTGTGCTTGATAGCATTAAAGACGTACCTGCTTTTTTGAAAGGCTAA